The Rathayibacter caricis DSM 15933 genomic sequence CGTCGGACTCGCCCACCTTCAACTCGCCCGTGCAGTTCGAGACGCTGCCGATCCCGGTGCTCAGCCAGATCCCGGTGATCGGCGCCGTGCTGTTCAAGCAGTCGATCATCGTCTACCTCATGTACCTCGCGATCTTCGCCGTGTGGTGTGGGCTCTTCAAGACGAAGTGGGGCCTGCGGCTCCGCGCCGTGGGCGAGCACCCGCAGGCCGCGGACACCGTCGGCATCGACGTGGCGCGCACCCGCTTCTGGAACGTGTCGCTCGCGGGCGCCATCGCCGGCATCGGCGGCGCGTACTACACGCTCGACGCCGTCGGCTCGTTCGGCAAGGAGATGACCGCCGGAGCCGGCTTCATCGCCCTCGCCGCGGTCATCTTCGGCCGCTGGGACCCGATCAAGGCGACCCTCGCGTCGCTGCTGTTCGGGTTCGCGACCAACCTGCAGAACGTCCTCGGCGTCATCGGCTCGCCGGTGCCGAGCGAGTTCATGCTGATGCTGCCCTACCTGGTGACGATCTTCGCGGTCGCCGGCCTGGTCGGGCAGTCCCGCGGACCGGCGGCCGCCGGCAAGCCGTACCTGAAGTCCTGAGAGGGGTCCCGTGACCGACATCGACTGGGAGGCGCTGCGCGCCGCCGCCAACGACGCCATGCGCCGCGCCTACGCCCCCTATTCGCAGTTCCCGGTGGGAGCGGCCGCGCTCGTGGACGACGGCCGCATCATCGCGGGCTGCAACGTCGAGAACGCCTCCTACGGCATCGGGCTCTGCGCCGAGTGCGCGCTCGTCTCCTCCCTGCACATGACCGGCGGCGGAAAGCTCGTCGCCTTCACCTGCGTGGACGGAAACGGGGCGACCCTGATGCCCTGCGGACGCTGCCGTCAGCTCCTCTTCGAGCACTCGGCCGACGGGATGGTCCTCGAGACGGTCTCGGGGCTGCGCACGATCGACGAGGTCATCCCTGACGCGTTCGGCCCCCGCACCCTCCAGGCGTACGCGGGGGAGTAGCGGCCCGCCGCCTCCCCGCCCGCTCCGCACACGATCCGAGGACAGCAATGACCGGCTCCACTCCCGTCGAGGCCTTCGACGCCGTCGACATCATCCGCACCAAGCGCGACAGGGGCACCCTGTCGACCGCGCAGATCGATTGGCTGATCGACGCGTACACCCGCGGCTACGTCGCCGACGAGCAGATGGCGGCGTTCGCCATGGCCGTGCTCCTGAACGGCATGGAGCGCGACGAGATCCGCGATCTGACGCTGGCCATGATCGCGAGCGGCGAGCGGATGAGCTTCGACGGGCTCGGCAAGCGGACCGTCGACAAGCACTCGACGGGAGGCGTGGGCGACAAGATCACGCTGCCGCTGATGCCGCTCGTGGCCTCGTTCGGCGTCGCCGTGCCCCAGCTCTCGGGGCGGGGCCTCGGCCACACCGGCGGCACGCTCGACAAGCTCGAGGCGATCCCCGGATGGCGCGCCGAGCTCGGCAACGACGAGATGTTCGAGCAGCTGCGCACGGTCGGCGGAGTGATCTGCGCGGCCGGCTCCGGCCTCGCCCCCGCCGACAAGAAGCTCTACGCCCTGCGCGACATCACCGGCACCGTCGAGGCGATCCCGCTGATCGCGTCCTCGATCATGTCGAAGAAGATCGCGGAGGGGACCGACGCGCTGGTCCTGGACGTCAAGTTCGGCTCGGGCGCCTTCATGGTCGACATCGAGCGCTCGCGCGAGCTGGCCCGCGCGATGGTCGACCTCGGCAACGACGCGGGCGTCCGAACGACGGCGCTGCTCACGAACATGAACGTCCCGCTCGGTCTCGCCATCGGCAACGCCAACGAGGTGCGGGAGTCGGTCGAGGTCCTCGCCGGCGGCGGTCCGGCCGACGTGCGCGAGCTGACCCTCGCGCTCGCCCGCGAGATGCTCGCGCTGGCGGGTCTGCCCGACGCCGATGTCGAGGGGGCGCTGGACGGAGGAGCGGCCATGGACACGTGGAACGCGGTGATCCGCGCCCAGGGCGGCGACCCGACCGCGGCGCTGCCCGTCGCCCGCGAGACGCACGTGGTCCGCGCCGACCGCGACGGGGTCCTCGTCGAGCAGCGCGCCCTGCCGTTCGGGATCGCCGCTTGGCGTCTCGGGGCGGGGCGGGCGCGGCAGCAGGACGCCGTTCAGCACGCGGCGGGCATCGACCTGCACGCGAAGCCGGGCGACCGCGTCCGAGCGGGCGAGCCCCTCTTCACCCTCTCGGCCGACGAGCCGGCCCGCTTCGAGCGCGCGCTCGCGGCGCTCGAGGGCGCCTACCGCCTCGGCGACGCGGGCGAGGCCGTCCTCGACGGCGGGCCGCTCGTGGCCGAGCGCATCGCCTGAGCGGAGCGTCGCGTCCGCTCGTCAGAGGCGACCGACGGTGTCGAGGACGAGGTCCCAGAAGCGATCGGAGTCGATCCCGGTCGCGATGCTCGTCCGGCAGTCGGCGGGCGCCGCCGAGCGCAGATCCGCGACCGTCATCCCCACGGTGTGCTCGCCCCGCAGCTCGACAGTGAGCGGAGCCCGCCGCACCTCGAGGATCGACGCATCGATGACGTGCGCGACGGCGACCGCATCGTGCACCGGGGGAGCGTCGAAGCCCTGCGCGTCCCGGTAGCTCTCGGCGAAGAAGTCGAGGAGTCCGACGCAGAAGCGGCCGACATCGGAGTCGAGGGCGCGGAACCGCGCGACGACCTCCTCGGTCGCGAGCGCGCGGTGCGTGACGTCGAGACCGACCATGGTCACGTCCCATCCCGCGCCGACGACGATGTGGGCCGCCTCGGGGTCGGCGAGGATGTTGAACTCCGCGGTCGCCGTCCAGTTGCCGCCCTGCACGCCGCCGCCCATCAGGACCACCTCGCGCACGCGCTCCGCGAGGCGCGGTTCGCGGCGCACCGCCATCGCGATGTTCGTCAGCGGACCGGTCGGCACGAGGGTGATCGAGCCCGCGGGGGAGCCCATGACCTCCTCGATGATCAGCTCGACCGCGTGGCGCGGATCCAGCGCCGGGCGGTCCTCAGGGAGGGACGGCCCGTCCATCCCGCTCTCGCCGTGGATGCTCGGCGCGGGCTCCGTGTCGCGGACGAGCGGCCGGTGCATCCCCGCCGCGATCGGTACTCCGACGAGACCGGCGACGGCGGCCACCGCGCGGGCGTTCCCGGTCACCTTCTCCAGTGACTGGTTGCCGGCGACGGTCGTGATCGCGACCAGCTCGATCGCAGGGCTGCCGTGCGCCAGGAGGATCGCGAGGGCGTCGTCGTGGCCGGGGTCGCAGTCCAGGATGATCCGTCGTCCGCTCATCCCCGCACCCTACGCCGCTCCTCCACAGGCGCATGCCGCGCCCGTTCCCGGAGGCGGCGGACCGGTCCCGTCACCGCGTCGGCCCCCGGCAGTAGGGTGGTCCGCGAACCGTCGCCCGACCCCGAGGAGCACCGTGACCGACACCACCGACGAGTACCTCCTCCCGGGTGAGGGGATCCTCATCGACGACCTGCCGAAGGTCTCGCTGCACGACCACCTCGACGGGGGTCTGCGTCCCGCGACGATCCTCGAGCTCGCGGCCGAGGCCGGAGTCCCGGTGCCGGCGGACGAGCCCGAGGCACTGGGCCGCTGGTTCCGCACGACCGCCGACTCCGGCTCGCTGACCGACTATCTGGCCACCTTCGAGACGACCGTGGCCGTCATGCAGACCGCCCCCCAGCTCGAGCGGGTGGCGCGCGAGTTCGTCCTCGACCTCGCCGCCGACGGAGTGGTGCACGGCGAGGTGCGCTGGGCGCCCGAGCAGCACCTGCGCTCCGGCCTCTCGCTCGACGCCGCGGTCGAGGCCGTGCAGGAGGGGCTCCAGCAGGGGGTCCAGGAGGCGGCCGCGCACGGCTCCCGCCTGAGCGTCGGGCAGCTGATCACCGCGATGCGGCACACCGACCGCTCCCTCGAGATCGCCGAGCTCGCCCTGCGCCACCGCGAGCGCGGAGCGATCGGGTTCGACATCGCCGGCGCCGAGGCGGGCTTCCCCGCCTCGCTGCACCGCCCCGCGTTCGAGCTCCTCGCTGCGGCGCACTTCCCGACCACGGTCCACGCCGGCGAGGCCGACGGTCTCGACAGCATCCGCTCCGCCCTCCTCGACGGTCGCGCGCTGCGGTTGGGCCACGGAGTGCGGCTCGCCGAGGACATCGCCGTCGAGCGGCAGGACGACGACGCCAGCTACGTCACGCTCGGCGAGCTGGCCGAGTGGGTGAAGGACAGGCGCATCGCCCTCGAGCTCAGCCCTTCCTCGAACCTCCAGACGGGCGCGATCGCCGCCTGGGGCACCGAGCTCCTCGACCACCCCTTCGACCTGCTGTACCAGCTCGGCTTCGGGGTCACGGTCAACACCGACAACCGCCTGATGAGCGGTACGACCCTCAGCCGCGAGCTCGCGCTGCTCTCGGACGCCTTCGGGTACGACCTCGACGACTTCGAGGCGTTCCAGATCACCGCCGCGGAGGCCAGCTTCCTCCCGCTCGACGAGCGCCGAGAGCTCGTCGAGACGATCAGCGCCGGCTTCGAAGCGGCCTGACCGTGCCGCTCGACGCCCTCGGCGACGCCGCGATCGCGCTCCGCCACCCCGCCGCGACCTGGCGGGAGGCCGTCCTCGAGGCCGGCCGCGCCCTCGAGCGCAGCGGAGCGGTCGACCCGGCCTACTCGCGACGCATGGTCGAGCAGATCGATGTGCTCGGCCCCTACATCGTCATCGCGCCGGGGCTCGCCCTGGCGCACGCCCGCCCGGGCAACGACGTCCACAGCGACGGTCTGTCCGTCGTCACGCTCGCCGAGCCCGTCGCCTTCGGACACGGCACCAACGACCCGGTCTCGGTCGTCATCGGCATCGCCGCCACGCAGGCGCACGGCCACGTCGGCTTCGTCGCCGGTCTCGCCGACGTCCTCAGCCGCCCCGACGCGATCGGTGCCCTCGCCGCAGCGCGGACGGTCGGCGGCGTCAACGCCGTCCTCACGGGCGCCACCCCGCACCACGGAAGAAGCTCATGAAGATCGTCACCCTCTGCGGCGCCGGAATCGGCACCTCCGCCATCCTCAAGCTCGGCGCCGAGCGCGCGCTCGAGGCCCTCGACCTCGAGGCCGAGGTCGTCGCCTCCGACATCGCCTCGGTCGACGCCCTCGCCGCCGATGCGCAGGTCATCCTCACCTCCGGCGAACTCGTCGACCGGATCGGCCGGACCTTCGCCGAGGTCGTCATCATCGACAACTACCTCGACCAGGCCGAGATCACGGCGAAGATCGAGCGCGCCCTGGGTTGATCCGCTGTGCCGATTCCTGAGCCGCCCCCCGTGCGGCTCAGCGCAGTCGGGCTGTGCCGATTTCTGAGCCGCCCCTCGTGCGGCTCAGCGCAGCCGGCTCTCGGAGATGGTGCGTCCCGTGGAGCGGGTGGCGTCGCGCTGTCCTGAATCGCTGGCACGCGATTCCGGATCGCGCGCTCCCTGCGGGGCGGCGATCCGGAGATCGTGACCAGGGTCGATCGTCTGCGACCGGTGGTCGCCGCTTTCGAGGTGTCGCGGGAGAGCCGGGACGGGTGCCGCGAGATGCTGCATCGGGCCGGCACGCACCCGGGGGAGGGGTGCGCGAGTGGCGTCTCGCGGCGGGGGTCAGCGGAGGAGGGACTCGGCGCCGGTGCGGAGGGCGGAGAGGCGGGCGGAGACGGTGGAGCGGCGGGACGAGGGGTCGGCGTCCGAGGACCAGGCGTCGAGGTAGAGCTTGACCTTGGGCTCGGTGCCGCTGGGGCGCACGATCAGGCGCGCTCCGTCGAGGGTGAAACGCAGTGCATCCGTCGGCGGCACATCGCCCTCGACCTCGAGCAGGTCCTCGACCCGCTGCACCGGCAGTCCACCGATCGACCTCGGAGGGGCGCTGCGCACCGCCGCCATGATCCTGCCGATCTCGGACAGATCGGTCACCCGGAGCGAGATCTGCTCGGAGCCGAAGAGGCCGAAGCGGTCGGCGAAGGCGTCGAGCTGGTCGGCGAGGGTCCTCCCCTCCGACGCCAGAGCGCTCGCCAGGTCGAGGAACGCCAGAGCCGCCGAGATCCCGTCCTTGTCGCGCACCGTCCGGGGATTCACGAGATAGCCGAGCGCCTCCTCGTACCCGAAGACGAGATCGGGCACCCGCGAGATCCACTTGAAGCCCGTGAGCGTCTCGACGAACGTCAGCCCGTAGTCGGCTGCGACCGCTCCGAGCGCGGGGGAGGAGACGATCGAGCACGCGAGCGCTCCGCCCACGCGTCCTTCGGCGCGAGCGCGCTCCGCAGCGCGCCAGCCGAGCAGCGCACCGACCTCGTTGCCGGTGAGCCGGCGGAAGCCGTCCGCGGTGCTGTCGTCCGGGATCGCCGCGGCGAACCGGTCGGCGTCGGGGTCGTTGGCCACGATCAGGTCGGCACGACCCGTCCGGGCGGTCGCGAAGGCGAGGTCCAGCGCGCCCTCCTCCTCCGGATTGGGGAACGCGACCGTGGGGAACGCGGGATCCGGGTCGATCTGCTCGACCACGACGAGCGGTTCATCGAAGTCGGCGGCCGAGAGCACGCGGTGCGCGGTCTCCCAGCCCACCCCGTGCATCGCCGTGTAGACGACGCGCAGCGGAGCGGTCTGCCGGCCGACCGCGCCCGTCGCGTCGATGTAGGCGGTCACCACTGACTCGTCCGCCGTGCGGTACTCCCCGCGCGGGAGCTCGGTGACCCGACGCGTCCGCGCGACGTCGAGGATCCGCTCGGCGATCCGGGCGTCGGCCGGAGGGACGATCTGCGAGCCCTGGTCGTCGCCGCCGAGGTACACCTTGTAGCCGTTGTCCTGCGGAGGATTGTGGCTCGCCGTCACCATGACGCCCGCATCGGCGTCGAGGTGGCGCACCGCGAAGGCCAGCACGGGAGTGGGGAGCAGGCGCGGCAGCAGGACGGCGTCAACGCCCGCTCCGGCCATCAGGGCGGCGGAGTCCTCGGCGAAGACGCGCGAGTTCTTCCGGCCGTCGTAGCCGATGACGACGACGGGGCGCTCGATCCCCTGCGCGAGGAGGTGCTCGGCGAGGCCGACGGCGGCCTGCGAGACCAGCACTCGGTTCATCCGGTTCGACCCGGCGGCGATCGCCCCGCGCAGACCCGCGGTGCCGAAAGCGAGCCGGGAGCCGAAGCGGTCCGCGAGCTCGGCCGTCGCGCCGGTGTCGCCCGCCTCGTCGGCGACGAGCAGCCGCACGAGCTCCTCGCGCGTCTCGGGATCGGGGTCCTGCGCCAGCCAGTCCTCGGCGAGGGCGCGGACCTCGGCGGTCACAGGGTCCCCGTGATGCCGGCCAGGAGGCGGGCGAGGTCGTCCTCGGCGTTCCGGCCGGCCTCCAGCACCTCCTCGTGGCTGAGGGCGGTCTTCTGGATCCCGGCGGCGAGGTTCGTGATCAGCGACATGCCGAGCACCTCCATTCCCGCCTCGCGCGCGGCGATCGCCTCGAGCGCCGTCGACATGCCGACGATGTGCCCGCCGATGATGCGGGCCATCTGCACCTCGGCCGGGGTCTCGTAGTGCGGACCGCGGAACTGGACGTAGACGCCCTCGTCGAGCTCGGCGCGGGTCTCGCGGGCGAGCGCGCGCAGACGCGAGGAGTAGAGGTCGGTGAGGTCGACGAACGTCGCCCCCTCGAGCGGCGAGTCGGCGGTCAGGTTGATGTGGTCGCTGATCAGCACCGGCGTGCCGGGCGTCCAGTGCTCCTTGATGCCTCCGGCGCCGTTCGTGAGGATCATCACGGTCGCGCCCGTGGCGGCGGCGGTCCGCACGCTGTGTGCGACGCGGCGCACGCCGTAGCCCTCGTAGTAGTGGGTCCGCGCCCCGATGATCAGCGCCCGCTTCCCGGTCGGCAGCAGGACCGAGCGGAGGGTGCCGCCGTGGCCGTGCACGGCCGGTCGCGAGAAGCCGACGATGCGGGTCGCGTCGACCGTCGCGGTCGTCTCGCCGATCAGGTCGGCGGCCTTGCCCCACCCGCTGCCGAGCGTGAGGGCGATGTCGTGTCTCTCGACGCCCGTCTCCTCGGCGATCTGAGCGGCGGCCTCACGGGCGATCGCGAAGGGATCGGCGTCGGCGGGATCGAGCGGATTCGGGGTCTGGTCGGCCATTCCCCCACCCTATCCACGGCTCACGGGGAGCAGCGGGCACGCAGCGGCGCGGCAGGGCGCCGCACCGATTGGGCGAACTCCCAGAGACGGAGGACAATGGGAGTCATGGCTTACGAGTTCGAGCGCACGCAGAGGATCGCCGTACTCGGAGGGGGACCCGGCGGCTACGAAGCCGCCATCGCCGGTGCGCAGCTGGGCGCCGAGGTCACGCTCGTCGAGCGGGTCGGAGTGGGCGGCTCGGCCGTCATCACCGATGTCGTGCCGTCGAAGTCGCTGATCGCGACCGCGGAGGCGACCAATGCGATCGGGGAGGCCGCTGATCTCGGCGTCCAGTTCTTCACCCGCTCCGAGCAGACGAACAAGCCCGTCCGGCCCGAGGTGGCCGTCAACCTGGCCACCGTCAACAAGCGCCTGCTCGGTCTCGCGCGTCAGCAGTCCGAGGACATGCGCGCGAACCTCGTGCACCACGGCGTCCGCATCGTCTCGGGCGACGGTCGCCTCGACGGGTCGAACGCGCTGATCGTCTCG encodes the following:
- a CDS encoding cytidine deaminase; amino-acid sequence: MTDIDWEALRAAANDAMRRAYAPYSQFPVGAAALVDDGRIIAGCNVENASYGIGLCAECALVSSLHMTGGGKLVAFTCVDGNGATLMPCGRCRQLLFEHSADGMVLETVSGLRTIDEVIPDAFGPRTLQAYAGE
- a CDS encoding PTS sugar transporter subunit IIA is translated as MPLDALGDAAIALRHPAATWREAVLEAGRALERSGAVDPAYSRRMVEQIDVLGPYIVIAPGLALAHARPGNDVHSDGLSVVTLAEPVAFGHGTNDPVSVVIGIAATQAHGHVGFVAGLADVLSRPDAIGALAAARTVGGVNAVLTGATPHHGRSS
- a CDS encoding purine-nucleoside phosphorylase, producing the protein MADQTPNPLDPADADPFAIAREAAAQIAEETGVERHDIALTLGSGWGKAADLIGETTATVDATRIVGFSRPAVHGHGGTLRSVLLPTGKRALIIGARTHYYEGYGVRRVAHSVRTAAATGATVMILTNGAGGIKEHWTPGTPVLISDHINLTADSPLEGATFVDLTDLYSSRLRALARETRAELDEGVYVQFRGPHYETPAEVQMARIIGGHIVGMSTALEAIAAREAGMEVLGMSLITNLAAGIQKTALSHEEVLEAGRNAEDDLARLLAGITGTL
- a CDS encoding thymidine phosphorylase, which produces MTGSTPVEAFDAVDIIRTKRDRGTLSTAQIDWLIDAYTRGYVADEQMAAFAMAVLLNGMERDEIRDLTLAMIASGERMSFDGLGKRTVDKHSTGGVGDKITLPLMPLVASFGVAVPQLSGRGLGHTGGTLDKLEAIPGWRAELGNDEMFEQLRTVGGVICAAGSGLAPADKKLYALRDITGTVEAIPLIASSIMSKKIAEGTDALVLDVKFGSGAFMVDIERSRELARAMVDLGNDAGVRTTALLTNMNVPLGLAIGNANEVRESVEVLAGGGPADVRELTLALAREMLALAGLPDADVEGALDGGAAMDTWNAVIRAQGGDPTAALPVARETHVVRADRDGVLVEQRALPFGIAAWRLGAGRARQQDAVQHAAGIDLHAKPGDRVRAGEPLFTLSADEPARFERALAALEGAYRLGDAGEAVLDGGPLVAERIA
- a CDS encoding adenosine deaminase — its product is MTDTTDEYLLPGEGILIDDLPKVSLHDHLDGGLRPATILELAAEAGVPVPADEPEALGRWFRTTADSGSLTDYLATFETTVAVMQTAPQLERVAREFVLDLAADGVVHGEVRWAPEQHLRSGLSLDAAVEAVQEGLQQGVQEAAAHGSRLSVGQLITAMRHTDRSLEIAELALRHRERGAIGFDIAGAEAGFPASLHRPAFELLAAAHFPTTVHAGEADGLDSIRSALLDGRALRLGHGVRLAEDIAVERQDDDASYVTLGELAEWVKDRRIALELSPSSNLQTGAIAAWGTELLDHPFDLLYQLGFGVTVNTDNRLMSGTTLSRELALLSDAFGYDLDDFEAFQITAAEASFLPLDERRELVETISAGFEAA
- a CDS encoding nucleoside hydrolase, which codes for MSGRRIILDCDPGHDDALAILLAHGSPAIELVAITTVAGNQSLEKVTGNARAVAAVAGLVGVPIAAGMHRPLVRDTEPAPSIHGESGMDGPSLPEDRPALDPRHAVELIIEEVMGSPAGSITLVPTGPLTNIAMAVRREPRLAERVREVVLMGGGVQGGNWTATAEFNILADPEAAHIVVGAGWDVTMVGLDVTHRALATEEVVARFRALDSDVGRFCVGLLDFFAESYRDAQGFDAPPVHDAVAVAHVIDASILEVRRAPLTVELRGEHTVGMTVADLRSAAPADCRTSIATGIDSDRFWDLVLDTVGRL
- a CDS encoding phospho-sugar mutase, coding for MTAEVRALAEDWLAQDPDPETREELVRLLVADEAGDTGATAELADRFGSRLAFGTAGLRGAIAAGSNRMNRVLVSQAAVGLAEHLLAQGIERPVVVIGYDGRKNSRVFAEDSAALMAGAGVDAVLLPRLLPTPVLAFAVRHLDADAGVMVTASHNPPQDNGYKVYLGGDDQGSQIVPPADARIAERILDVARTRRVTELPRGEYRTADESVVTAYIDATGAVGRQTAPLRVVYTAMHGVGWETAHRVLSAADFDEPLVVVEQIDPDPAFPTVAFPNPEEEGALDLAFATARTGRADLIVANDPDADRFAAAIPDDSTADGFRRLTGNEVGALLGWRAAERARAEGRVGGALACSIVSSPALGAVAADYGLTFVETLTGFKWISRVPDLVFGYEEALGYLVNPRTVRDKDGISAALAFLDLASALASEGRTLADQLDAFADRFGLFGSEQISLRVTDLSEIGRIMAAVRSAPPRSIGGLPVQRVEDLLEVEGDVPPTDALRFTLDGARLIVRPSGTEPKVKLYLDAWSSDADPSSRRSTVSARLSALRTGAESLLR
- a CDS encoding PTS sugar transporter subunit IIB; translated protein: MKIVTLCGAGIGTSAILKLGAERALEALDLEAEVVASDIASVDALAADAQVILTSGELVDRIGRTFAEVVIIDNYLDQAEITAKIERALG